A genomic stretch from Halorhodospira halophila SL1 includes:
- a CDS encoding putative bifunctional diguanylate cyclase/phosphodiesterase — protein sequence MKDDLASPTTSTRALSSSLTQTLFLQSEDGMLVLRDGHFVACNPAAARMLGWDDPQQLIGLRPEAISPQIQPDGASAADRVQSLLRAAVSEGAQRFEWIHTSPEGGRLWFEIVLTPLHLDDETLCCATLRDISRRKEMERRLQLSAKVFTATRDGILITDADSRILQVNDAFTRITGYAEEELLGRTPRVLQSGHHDADFYRVMWESIHQQGSWSGELWDRTKYGTLQPKWVTISKVTGAYGEVINFIAVFSDLTELKRSQERLQFQAYHDALTGLANRLLFKDRMARALERSRQSEEQLAVLFIDLDHFKDVNDSLGHTAGDRILRQVAHRLQARLGADDTLARLGGDEFSICLAEIRDHRDALACAETVHQELERPFQYSQRWFQCRCSIGISMYPDNGETVEELIRNADSALHNAKAEGRNTTCFYAEELTERAQRRLDLAQEMRQGLQRGELIPYFQHQVDLTTGRVVGIEALVRWHHPERGLLTPGAFIPVAEEVGTMAALGEDILLQACQQGRTWLDQRREFGRVAVNLSAAQFHNGDIEKTVRRTLEQTGLPAQCLELEITESTIMDLSPRTLERLAALRRAGVSLSIDDFGTGYSSLLYLKRLPINRVKIDRGFIWDMGTTPESRSIVDTILQLAHVLGLEVVAEGVETIQQRDQLIDAGCRVAQGFLWARPEPHPHLRCCSAQASNDPP from the coding sequence GTGAAAGACGACTTGGCCTCCCCCACCACCTCCACCCGGGCACTGTCGAGCAGTCTGACGCAGACCCTCTTCCTACAGAGCGAAGACGGTATGCTGGTGCTGCGCGATGGCCATTTCGTCGCCTGCAACCCGGCAGCCGCCCGCATGCTCGGCTGGGACGATCCGCAGCAGTTGATCGGGCTGCGCCCGGAGGCTATCTCCCCCCAAATACAGCCGGACGGCGCGTCGGCAGCGGATCGGGTCCAAAGCCTGCTTCGTGCCGCAGTGAGCGAGGGCGCACAACGCTTCGAGTGGATCCACACCTCCCCGGAGGGCGGGCGACTGTGGTTCGAAATCGTGCTCACTCCCCTGCACCTGGACGACGAGACCCTGTGCTGCGCGACACTGCGTGACATCTCCCGGCGCAAGGAGATGGAGCGGCGGCTGCAGCTCTCTGCCAAGGTCTTCACCGCTACGCGCGACGGGATCCTGATCACCGACGCCGACAGCCGCATCCTCCAGGTTAACGACGCCTTCACGCGGATCACCGGCTACGCCGAGGAAGAACTGCTCGGACGGACGCCCCGGGTGTTGCAGTCGGGCCACCACGACGCAGACTTCTACCGGGTCATGTGGGAGTCCATCCACCAGCAAGGCAGCTGGTCCGGGGAGCTGTGGGACCGCACCAAGTACGGGACGCTGCAGCCGAAATGGGTCACCATCAGCAAGGTCACCGGCGCCTACGGCGAGGTCATCAACTTCATCGCGGTCTTCAGCGACCTGACCGAGCTCAAGCGCTCCCAGGAGCGGTTGCAGTTCCAGGCCTACCACGACGCGCTCACCGGACTGGCCAACCGGCTCCTGTTCAAGGACCGCATGGCACGCGCCCTGGAACGTTCCCGCCAGTCCGAAGAGCAGCTGGCCGTGCTGTTCATCGATCTGGATCACTTCAAGGACGTCAACGACAGCCTGGGCCATACCGCCGGCGATCGCATCCTCCGTCAGGTCGCCCACCGACTCCAGGCACGCCTGGGTGCCGACGACACCCTAGCCCGTCTCGGTGGCGACGAGTTCAGCATCTGCCTGGCCGAGATCCGCGACCACCGTGATGCCCTGGCCTGCGCTGAAACGGTCCACCAGGAGCTGGAGCGGCCCTTCCAGTACAGCCAACGCTGGTTCCAATGCCGATGCAGCATCGGAATCAGCATGTATCCCGACAACGGCGAAACCGTGGAAGAGCTGATCCGCAACGCCGACTCGGCGCTGCACAACGCGAAGGCGGAGGGCCGCAATACCACGTGCTTTTATGCCGAGGAGCTGACCGAGCGGGCCCAGCGCCGGCTGGACCTTGCCCAGGAGATGCGCCAGGGGCTCCAGCGGGGCGAGCTGATCCCCTATTTCCAGCATCAGGTCGACCTGACCACCGGCCGCGTCGTCGGCATCGAGGCCTTGGTGCGCTGGCACCACCCCGAACGGGGGCTGCTGACCCCCGGCGCCTTTATCCCCGTGGCCGAGGAGGTCGGAACCATGGCCGCCCTCGGCGAGGACATCCTGCTGCAGGCGTGTCAGCAAGGCCGCACCTGGCTGGACCAGCGGCGCGAATTCGGCCGGGTGGCTGTCAACCTGTCCGCCGCCCAGTTCCACAACGGCGACATCGAGAAGACCGTCCGGCGCACCCTGGAGCAGACAGGCCTGCCGGCCCAGTGCCTGGAACTGGAGATCACCGAATCGACCATCATGGACCTCAGCCCCCGCACCCTGGAGCGACTGGCCGCTCTGCGCCGGGCGGGGGTATCGTTGAGCATCGATGACTTCGGGACCGGCTACTCGTCCCTGCTCTATCTCAAGCGCCTACCGATCAACCGGGTCAAGATCGACCGCGGCTTCATCTGGGACATGGGGACGACGCCGGAATCCCGCTCCATCGTCGATACCATCCTGCAGCTGGCCCACGTGCTCGGCCTGGAGGTCGTGGCCGAAGGGGTGGAGACCATCCAGCAACGCGATCAGCTGATCGACGCCGGGTGCCGGGTCGCCCAGGGTTTCCTGTGGGCGCGCCCGGAGCCCCATCCCCACCTGCGCTGCTGCAGCGCGCAAGCGTCCAATGATCCGCCGTAG
- the frdD gene encoding fumarate reductase subunit FrdD — MRRSHEPPLWLLFGAGGLLAALLGPALILLTGIVMPVAAEHGVELLGYQSMRELLARPVVGLAVALGLGVVLCHAAHRIYHTLRDLGVRAGRGTWWACYGSAGAAALVAVGAVLTL, encoded by the coding sequence ATGAGACGTTCCCACGAACCGCCGCTGTGGCTGCTCTTCGGCGCCGGGGGGCTGCTGGCGGCGCTGCTTGGTCCGGCACTGATCCTGTTGACCGGCATCGTGATGCCCGTCGCCGCGGAGCATGGGGTCGAGCTGCTGGGCTACCAGTCGATGCGGGAACTGCTGGCCCGGCCGGTGGTGGGTCTGGCGGTGGCTCTGGGGCTCGGGGTGGTGCTCTGCCACGCGGCCCACCGGATCTACCACACCCTGCGCGACCTCGGGGTCCGGGCCGGACGGGGTACCTGGTGGGCGTGTTACGGCAGCGCCGGCGCCGCGGCGCTGGTCGCCGTGGGCGCCGTCCTCACCCTGTAG
- a CDS encoding fumarate reductase — MSRPHAYRPTMRGWWQRHPAYRRYLLREGSSVLLALYAIWLLIGVLCLAAGEAAYEGWRALHGHPWLFGLHLAALLAAIFHAVTWFRLLPLTLPVLRWRGYRPTDRMLVWGGWVLSAVLSGGVCLYILGGAG, encoded by the coding sequence ATGAGTCGGCCGCACGCTTACCGCCCGACCATGCGCGGCTGGTGGCAGCGGCACCCGGCCTACCGCCGCTACCTGTTGCGGGAAGGGAGCAGCGTTCTTCTAGCCCTCTACGCGATCTGGCTGCTGATCGGGGTGCTGTGCCTGGCTGCCGGAGAAGCAGCCTACGAGGGGTGGCGGGCACTGCACGGCCATCCCTGGCTGTTCGGTCTGCACCTGGCCGCGCTGCTGGCTGCTATCTTCCACGCCGTCACCTGGTTTCGGCTGCTGCCCCTGACGTTGCCGGTCCTGCGCTGGCGCGGCTACCGGCCCACGGACCGAATGCTGGTATGGGGCGGCTGGGTGCTCTCGGCCGTCCTCTCGGGTGGCGTCTGCCTTTACATCCTCGGAGGGGCTGGATGA
- a CDS encoding succinate dehydrogenase/fumarate reductase iron-sulfur subunit produces the protein MSEWQHITLEVQRYHPEQDAAPRWQRYTVPYTPDMSVLEGLQYIKDHLDGTLTFRWSCRMAICGSCGCMIDGEPELACHVFLRDYAPGPVRVTALDHFPIQRDLVIDHTDFLEKLETARAYLIPADDRTPADGTYRQTPEEMSDYYAYAQCINCLLCYAACPQYGWHPDFLGPGILALVQRYNLDHRDGGSRAREGVVDAEEGVWGCTLVGYCSEVCPKGVDPARAINQNKPASSARYLLDWLRPGGRKREGSE, from the coding sequence GTGAGCGAGTGGCAGCACATCACCCTCGAAGTGCAACGCTACCACCCGGAGCAGGATGCCGCCCCGCGCTGGCAGCGTTACACCGTGCCGTATACGCCGGATATGTCCGTTCTCGAGGGCCTGCAGTACATCAAGGACCATCTGGATGGCACCCTGACCTTCCGCTGGTCGTGTCGCATGGCGATCTGCGGAAGCTGTGGCTGCATGATCGACGGCGAGCCTGAGCTGGCCTGCCACGTCTTCCTCCGTGATTACGCGCCGGGGCCGGTGCGCGTGACGGCACTGGACCATTTCCCCATTCAGCGGGACCTGGTCATCGACCACACCGACTTCCTCGAGAAGCTGGAGACGGCCCGCGCTTACCTGATCCCGGCTGACGACCGGACCCCCGCTGACGGGACTTACCGGCAGACGCCCGAGGAGATGTCGGACTACTACGCCTACGCGCAGTGCATCAACTGTCTGCTCTGCTACGCTGCTTGCCCGCAGTACGGCTGGCACCCAGACTTCCTGGGACCCGGGATCCTGGCGCTGGTGCAGCGGTACAACCTGGATCATCGGGATGGGGGTAGTCGGGCCCGAGAGGGGGTAGTCGATGCCGAGGAGGGTGTCTGGGGGTGCACCCTGGTTGGCTACTGTTCCGAGGTCTGTCCCAAGGGGGTCGACCCGGCGCGCGCGATCAATCAGAACAAGCCCGCGAGCAGCGCTCGCTATCTGCTCGACTGGCTGCGCCCGGGCGGCCGCAAGCGGGAGGGCTCGGAATGA
- the frdA gene encoding fumarate reductase (quinol) flavoprotein subunit, with translation METIESIDCDLVVVGGGGAGLRAAIAAAEQDPGLRIALVSKVVPMRSHTVAAEGGAAGVAREDDSLEGHFNDTVAGGDWLCDQDVVERFVAECTAEMVQLEQWGCPWSRQEDGRVHVRFFGGMTTQRSWYAADKTGFHMLHTLFQTSLRYPSIQRYDEYFCSDLLVDDGEVCGVLALEIASGRPVRFGAPAVVLATGGAGRVYGQNTNAGIVTGEGMAMAHAQGVPLRDMEFVQWHPTTLPGSGILITEGCRGEGGILTNCDGRRYLQDYGLGPTEPWPRPKAMELGPRDRLSQAFWYEDRAGRTVSTPQGTVVQLDLRHLGEARILERLPMITEVARRYAGVDPVRAPIPVRPAVHYTMGGIPTDADGAAPLPGLFAAGECASTGIHGANRLGSNSLAELLVFGRAAGQAAARRARTATRRPHRVVERLAAEALAPRLALLDNDGGERLAVLRAGLHQAMEQGVGIFRNETGLEQACHALAVLRERAARGIRLDDRSRPFNTEWLTAMEFRDSLQVAEAMAWSARARRESRGAHVRDDAHTERDDERFLVHTLAYPGGETGPVIDHAPVTITRSEPRRRAYGAEGEGRS, from the coding sequence TTGGAGACGATAGAATCGATCGATTGCGACCTGGTTGTCGTTGGCGGGGGCGGTGCCGGGCTGCGCGCCGCCATCGCCGCGGCGGAACAGGATCCCGGGCTGCGCATCGCCCTGGTCTCCAAGGTGGTGCCCATGCGCAGCCATACGGTGGCGGCGGAGGGTGGGGCTGCCGGCGTGGCCCGCGAGGACGACAGTCTGGAGGGTCACTTCAACGACACCGTGGCCGGTGGCGACTGGCTCTGCGATCAGGATGTGGTCGAGCGCTTCGTCGCCGAGTGCACCGCCGAGATGGTCCAGCTCGAGCAGTGGGGGTGCCCCTGGAGTCGGCAGGAGGATGGCCGGGTCCACGTCCGGTTCTTCGGCGGCATGACGACCCAGCGCAGCTGGTATGCGGCCGATAAGACCGGGTTCCATATGCTGCATACGCTCTTTCAGACCTCGCTGCGTTATCCGAGCATCCAGCGCTACGACGAGTACTTCTGCTCCGACCTGCTGGTGGATGATGGCGAGGTCTGCGGGGTGCTGGCGCTGGAGATCGCCAGCGGACGGCCGGTGCGCTTTGGCGCCCCGGCGGTGGTTCTAGCCACTGGCGGGGCCGGGCGGGTCTACGGGCAGAACACCAATGCCGGGATCGTGACCGGCGAGGGCATGGCCATGGCGCACGCCCAAGGGGTTCCCCTGCGCGATATGGAGTTCGTGCAGTGGCATCCCACCACGCTGCCGGGCAGCGGTATCCTGATCACCGAAGGGTGCCGCGGTGAGGGCGGTATCCTCACCAACTGCGATGGTCGTCGCTACCTGCAGGATTACGGTCTCGGTCCGACCGAGCCTTGGCCACGCCCGAAGGCGATGGAGCTGGGCCCGCGGGATCGGCTCTCCCAGGCCTTCTGGTACGAGGATCGCGCGGGTCGCACGGTCTCCACGCCCCAGGGCACGGTCGTGCAGCTCGATCTGCGCCACCTGGGCGAGGCGCGCATCCTGGAACGCCTGCCGATGATCACCGAAGTGGCTCGCCGCTATGCCGGGGTGGATCCGGTCCGGGCCCCGATCCCGGTGCGTCCTGCGGTCCACTACACCATGGGGGGGATCCCCACGGACGCCGACGGCGCGGCCCCGCTTCCGGGGTTGTTCGCGGCCGGAGAGTGCGCCAGCACCGGCATCCATGGCGCCAATCGCCTCGGGTCGAATTCGCTCGCCGAACTCCTGGTCTTCGGTCGGGCAGCCGGGCAGGCAGCCGCCCGGCGTGCCCGCACGGCAACACGGCGGCCCCATCGCGTGGTGGAGCGGTTGGCCGCCGAGGCGTTGGCCCCACGGCTCGCGTTGCTGGACAACGACGGTGGCGAGCGGCTGGCCGTGCTGCGCGCGGGACTCCACCAGGCCATGGAGCAGGGCGTCGGGATCTTCCGCAACGAGACGGGGCTGGAACAGGCCTGCCATGCCCTCGCGGTGCTCCGCGAGCGCGCGGCCCGCGGGATTCGGCTGGACGACCGCAGCCGGCCGTTCAACACCGAGTGGCTGACAGCCATGGAGTTCCGTGACAGCCTTCAGGTCGCCGAGGCGATGGCCTGGTCGGCACGGGCGCGCAGGGAGTCCCGTGGCGCCCATGTGCGCGATGACGCCCATACCGAGCGGGATGACGAACGCTTCCTGGTCCACACCCTTGCTTACCCGGGTGGTGAGACTGGGCCGGTGATCGATCACGCGCCGGTAACCATTACCCGTTCCGAGCCGCGGCGACGGGCCTATGGGGCCGAAGGGGAGGGCCGGTCGTGA
- a CDS encoding transposase, with product MAEGRPKYSPELRRKLVELVEAGHTPQELARTYEPAAKTIRRWYQEDRQEASERGSGSASTGRAGKAGKKRGGATGASASSGRSGEQGGAAKTRGKPGSSKGRRLAGKRVLESPAPEADAGGATAESIEAEQPEEALPSVTGEVIVEPEPEVVVDEQRDPADEAEGAADAEMDPEELLEIGLERADRGDAVYDSEGPEAALPLYQEALDLLDAAISAGVGGDAARRDWGITLERFGDAIFEVDGAGAARPCYEAWCDLAEALATEHATAQSLRDWSVALGRYGQVVLVEKGPEAALPYYQQVVELREDIVRERQSADAYQDWALALERYGAVQEAVEGLAETVETYRHALEVREALAEQHDTPQARRALGVAQERLAMAVLAADGAEAALPYFEQLAELFTELAEELGTEEADAERRQADTMLGKVQMAALDLE from the coding sequence ATGGCTGAGGGTCGCCCGAAATACTCGCCGGAACTTCGGCGCAAGCTGGTCGAACTGGTCGAGGCGGGACACACACCGCAGGAACTGGCGCGCACCTACGAGCCAGCGGCCAAGACGATCCGCCGCTGGTATCAGGAGGACCGACAAGAGGCCAGCGAGCGAGGCAGCGGAAGCGCCAGCACGGGCCGCGCCGGCAAGGCAGGGAAAAAGCGTGGAGGAGCCACAGGCGCCTCGGCGTCCTCGGGCCGTTCCGGGGAGCAGGGGGGCGCGGCGAAGACCCGGGGTAAGCCGGGGAGTAGCAAGGGGCGCCGGCTCGCGGGCAAGCGGGTCCTGGAGAGCCCGGCGCCGGAGGCCGATGCCGGAGGGGCGACAGCGGAGTCCATCGAGGCCGAACAACCTGAGGAGGCCCTCCCTTCGGTCACCGGCGAGGTGATCGTCGAACCCGAGCCCGAGGTCGTCGTCGATGAGCAGCGCGATCCCGCGGATGAAGCGGAGGGCGCAGCCGACGCGGAGATGGATCCGGAGGAGCTGCTCGAGATCGGCCTCGAGCGTGCCGACCGGGGAGACGCGGTGTACGACTCGGAGGGCCCCGAGGCGGCACTGCCGCTCTATCAGGAGGCGCTCGATCTCCTCGATGCGGCGATCAGTGCCGGGGTCGGAGGGGATGCTGCGCGGCGCGATTGGGGCATTACCCTGGAGCGCTTCGGTGATGCCATCTTCGAGGTCGACGGAGCGGGTGCCGCCCGGCCCTGCTACGAGGCGTGGTGCGATCTGGCCGAGGCCCTGGCCACCGAGCATGCCACGGCCCAGTCGCTGCGGGACTGGAGCGTGGCGCTCGGTCGGTACGGCCAGGTGGTGCTGGTCGAGAAAGGGCCCGAGGCGGCGCTACCCTACTATCAGCAGGTGGTTGAACTGCGTGAGGACATCGTCCGCGAGCGGCAGAGCGCGGACGCCTACCAGGACTGGGCGCTGGCCCTGGAGCGCTATGGCGCCGTGCAGGAGGCGGTGGAAGGGCTGGCCGAGACGGTTGAGACCTACCGCCATGCCCTCGAGGTCCGCGAGGCTCTCGCCGAGCAGCACGATACGCCGCAGGCCCGTCGGGCCCTAGGGGTGGCCCAGGAGCGCCTGGCGATGGCGGTACTTGCTGCCGACGGAGCCGAGGCCGCCCTGCCGTACTTCGAACAACTGGCGGAGCTCTTCACCGAGCTGGCCGAGGAACTTGGTACCGAAGAGGCCGACGCCGAACGGCGGCAGGCCGATACGATGCTCGGCAAGGTGCAGATGGCGGCGCTGGACCTAGAGTGA